In the Lates calcarifer isolate ASB-BC8 linkage group LG24, TLL_Latcal_v3, whole genome shotgun sequence genome, one interval contains:
- the LOC108900801 gene encoding importin-4, with protein MTEELEQILLQLTQPDNAVIQQATAQLKQAFKDPAIIPALCAVMSSSQNPQIRQSAAVMLRMRVKKHWKKISPNDRESLKGVVLQAFMQESEHTVQHSLSQLCAVMVKHETPDRWPALLQLLSQSTKSSNPHDRQVGLLLLNKVMDSNPELFKPHYCQLLQLFSAVLQDHNNPTALYYCILTLTAITAYTGSEEMNQMRSIIPSLIVALKHLIKADQDQASEAMEVFNELMESEVSIILPHVADIVRFCLEVGSDTTLNDSLRVKALSCIAFLIKLKSKTVLKQKLLNPILQAIFPILTAAPPPGEQDPEDDEDDSGDGTDNDNPKHCAAQIIDTMALHMPPEKLFQQLMPLIQACLASDNPYQRKGGLLCLAVLAEGCADHIRTKMLSSVLQTVCQSLSDSNQVVRCAGLFALGQFSEHLQPEVSKYCAELMPLLLGYLSSLNQAKVGHVTKAFYALENFMENLGSDIEPYLPTLMDTMLSALNNTENLKIKELAVSAIGAIANAAKEMLVPYFPPVIESLKGFLTTTTEEMRPLQTQSLDTLSVLARTIGKDVFSPLAAECVQLGLNLTDTIDDPDLRRCTYSLYSAVSTVSPDCLTPHLTAITTVMLLALKSNEGITAHLEEDKTFVLLDDDDEDDKEEEKDVDDFLEDETETDVHDVAGFSVENAYIDEKEDACDALGEIAFNTGAAFQPFLESSFQQVYEMRDYPHEDVRRAAFGAIGQFCRAQHKVWKENPTEANHQALFKLLDMVLPCFVETVRTEHERQVVMGVLETMNNVIKSCREEAFKNPSHLKEISHVIRDVLKKKTVCQDGGGDEADDEDQQAEYDAMLQEFAGEGIPLLASSVPADSFAPFLNDLLPLIMSKAKSSCTVADRSFSVGTIGEILQALVSVSGGRGVAGRLSNRLLPVLVAGVKDSDPEVRNNSVFGLGCLAQAAGPIVVSDYPMMLSVFSNLLAKESDLRVIDNLCAALCRMILSNMGAVPLEQVVPALVARLPLKEDLEENKTVFSCLAMLYTHSPDLIVKLMKPVVAASSHVLGNKDVDKETQDTVTKLIKDFAQHHSADFQSAVISLAGEQQAKLSTAISAS; from the exons GCACACAGTGCAGCACTCACTTTCCCAGCTGTGCGCAGTGATGGTTAAACATGAGACACCGGACCGCTGGCCTGCCcttctgcagctcctcagtCAATCCACCAAGAGCAGCAACCCTCATGACAGACAG GTTGGCCTCTTGCTGCTGAATAAGGTGATGGATTCCAACCCTGAACTTTTCAAGCCTCACTACTGCCAGTTGCTGCAGCTTTTTAGTGCTGTACTGCAGGACCACAACAACCCAACAGCCCTGTACTACTGCATCCTCACCCTCACAGCCATAACTGCATACACTGGCTCAGAAGAGATG AACCAGATGCGTTCTATCATCCCAAGTTTGATTGTTGCTCTGAAACACCTCATCAAGGCAGATCAG GACCAAGCCAGTGAGGCCATGGAGGTGTTTAATGAGCTCATGGAGAGTGAGGTGTCTATCATCCTCCCTCATGTTGCTGACATTGTCCGCTTCTGCTTGGAG gTGGGCAGTGACACCACACTGAATGACTCTCTGCGTGTGAAAGCTCTCTCTTGCATCGCCTTCCTCATCAAGTTGAAGAGCAAG ACTGTGCTGAAGCAGAAGCTGCTGAACCCCATCCTGCAGGCCATATTCCCTATACTCACTGCAGCTCCCCCACCTGGTGAGCAGGACCCAGAAGATGACGAGGATGATAGTGGAGATGGCACAGACAACGACAATCCCAAACATTGTGCTGCACAG ATTATTGACACTATGGCACTCCATATGCCTCCAGAGAAACTGTTCCAACAACTG ATGCCCCTCATTCAGGCCTGCCTTGCCAGTGACAACCCCTATCAGAGGAAGGGGGGTCTGTTGTGTCTTGCTGTGCTGGCTGAAGGATGTGCTGACCACATACGCACCAA GATGCTGTCATCAGTGCTGCAGACAGTGTGTCAGAGTCTTTCTGACAGTAATCAAGTAGTGCGCTGTGCTGGCCTTTTTGCCCTGGGACAGTTCTCCGAACATTTACAG CCTGAAGTGAGTAAGTACTGTGCAGAGTTGATGCCTCTGCTGTTGGGATACCTTTCTTCCTTGAACCAGGCCAAGGTCGGCCACGTTACCAAGGCCTTTTATGCCCTAGAGAACTTCATGGAGAACCTAg gATCAGATATTGAACCCTACTTGCCTACCCTCATGGACACTATGTTGTCTGCCCTCAACAACACCGAAAACCTCAAGATAAAAGAGCTCGCTGTGTCTGCCATAGGTGCCATAG CCAATGCTGCCAAAGAGATGCTGGTTCCCTACTTCCCTCCAGTTATTGAAAGCCTTAAGGGCTTCCTGACCACTACCACAGAGGAAATGAGGCCTCTACAAACTCAGTCCTTGG ATACCCTTTCTGTGTTGGCTCGTACCATTGGTAAAGATGTCTTCAGTCCTCTCGCTGCAGAGTGTGTTCAGCTGGGTCTCAACCTTACTGACACCATCGATGACCCTGACCTGAGACGTTGCAC GTACAGTCTATATTCTGCTGTCTCCACAGTCAGCCCTGACTGCCTAACTCCTCACCTCACTGCCATTACAACAGTCATGCTGCTCGCCCTCAAATCTAATGAAGGCATCACG GCACACCTTGAGGAGGACAAGACATTTGTCCTGCTGGATGACGACGATGAGGAcgacaaagaggaagaaaaagatgttGATGATTTTCTAGAAGATGAGACTGAGACGGATGTTCACGATGTTGCAGG GTTCAGTGTTGAGAATGCCTACATTGATGAGAAGGAGGATGCTTGTGATGCACTGGGAGAGATAGCCTTCAACACTGG CGCTGCCTTTCAACCATTCCTGGAGTCCAGCTTCCAACAAGTTTACGAGATGAGAGAT TATCCCCACGAGGATGTCCGCAGGGCAGCATTTGGAGCCATTGGCCAGTTTTGTCGAGCTCAGCACAAAGTGTGGAAGGAGAATCCCACAGAGGCCAACCACCAGG CCCTGTTTAAGTTGCTGGACATGGTGCTTCCTTGCTTCGTGGAAACAGTTCGGACAGAGCACGAGCGCCAGGTAGTGATGGGCGTCCTGGAAACCATGAACAATGTCATCAAGTCCTGCAGGGAAGAGGCTTTCAAAAATCCTTCACACCTTAAGGAAATCAGCCACGTCATCCGCGACGTGCTCAAGAagaag actGTTTGTcaggatggtggtggtgatgaggcTGATGATGAAGACCAACAG GCGGAGTATGATGCCATGCTCCAGGAATTTGCTGGGGAGGGAATTCCCCTGTTGGCCTCTTCTGTCCCTGCAGACAGCTTCGCCCCCTTCCTCAATGACCTACTGCCTCTTATCATGAGCAAAGCT AAATCCTCATGCACAGTGGCAGACCGCTCTTTCTCTGTGGGTACCATTGGAGAAATCCTGCAGGCTCTTGTGAGTGTATCTGGGGGCAGAGGAGTGGCAGGCAGACTGTCCAATCGTTTGCTCCCTGTGCTGGTGGCAGGAGTAAAAGACAGTGATCCTGAGGTTCGCAACAACAGCGTGTTTGGACTGGGATGTCTGGCCCAGGCAGCTGGACCCATTGTTGTATC TGACTACCCCATgatgctctctgtgttttctaacCTGCTGGCTAAAGAGTCAGACCTCAGGGTGATTGACAACCTGTGTGCTGCCCTCTGCAGGATGATCTTGAGTAATATGGGTGCTGTCCCTCTGGAGCAG GTTGTGCCTGCTCTGGTGGCTCGTCTTCCGCTTAAAGAGGACTTGGAGGAGAACAAGACTGTGTTCAGCTGCCTGGCTATGCtctacacacacagtcctgatcTG attGTGAAGCTAATGAAGCCCGTAGTCGCTGCTTCCAGTCATGTCCTGGGCAACAAGGATGTTGATAAAG AAACGCAGGACACTGTGACCAAGCTGATCAAAGACTTTGCCCAGCACCACTCGGCAGACTTCCAGTCAGCTGTGATCTCTCTTGCCGGAGAGCAACAGGCCAAGCTCAGTACTGCCATCTCTGCCTCATAG
- the si:ch211-196f5.2 gene encoding uncharacterized protein si:ch211-196f5.2 codes for MAGQNVYRHRHCDTLPGEHSLRVKLAADETKGLEEGEADAEQTSGGSDSPAGRESPEPRSGMVRIELEWEIPMSVTLPIQVQPDLTHQPFPFLDTTLADLGIQESEVKERVVWVDTKKTQVKNKAGKLKEKEITILEVRVKAQKPGEKQLQEVLYSTEAHTDRSFCRTGMNILPWKQRCTGLDAL; via the exons atgGCAGGACAAAAtgtttacagacacagacactgcGACACACTGCCGGGAGAGCACAGCCTG AGAGTCAAGCTGGCGGCAGATGAGACAAAAGgcctggaggagggagaggccGACGCGGAGCAGACCTCAGGAGGATCGGACAGCCCGGCGGGCAGAGAGTCCCCCGAGCCGCGCAGCGGGATGGTGCGGATTGAACTGGAGTGGGAGATCCCCATGTCAGTGACGCTGCCCATTCAGGTGCAGCCTGACCTCACGCATCAACCCTTCCCCTTCCTGGACACGACACTGGCTGACCTGGGCATCCAAGA gtcaGAGGTGAAGGAGAGGGTAGTGTGGGTCGACACCAAGAAGACACAAGTGAAGAACAAAGCAGGGAagctgaaggagaaagagatcACCATCCTGGAG GTGCGAGTGAAAGCTCAGAAGCCTGGAGAAAAACAGCTCCAGGAAGTCCTGTACAGCACCGAGGCCCACACGGACCGTTCCTTCTGCCGCACTGGGATGAACATCCTGCCCTGGAAACAGAGATGTACAGGTCTGGATGCACTTTAA
- the LOC108879187 gene encoding importin-4 — MTEELEQILLQLTQPDNAVIQQATAQLKQAFKDPAIIPALCAVMSSSQNPQIRQSAAVMLRMRVKKHWKKISPNDRESLKGVVLQAFMQESEHTVQHSLSQLCAVMVKHETPDRWPALLQLLSQSTKSSNPHDRQVGLLLLNKVMDSNPELFKPHYCQLLQLFSAVLQDHNNPTALYYCILTLTAITAYTGSEEMNQMRSIIPSLIVALKHLIKADQDQASEAMEVFNELMESEVSIILPHVADIVRFCLEVGSDTTLNDSLRVKALSCIAFLIKLKSKTVLKQKLLNPILQAIFPILTAAPPPGEQDPEDDEDDSGDGTDNDNPKHCAAQIIDTMALHMPPEKLFQQLMPLIQACLASDNPYQRKGGLLCLAVLAEGCADHIRTKMLSSVLQTVCQSLSDSNQVVRCAGLFALGQFSEHLQPEVSKYCAELMPLLLGYLSSLNQAKVGHVTKAFYALENFMENLGSDIEPYLPTLMDTMLSALNNTENLKIKELAVSAIGAIANAAKEMLVPYFPPVIESLKGFLTTTTEEMRPLQTQSLDTLSVLARTIGKDVFSPLAAECVQLGLNLTDTIDDPDLRRCTYSLYSAVSTVSPDCLTPHLTAITTVMLLALKSNEGITAHLEEDKTFVLLDDDDEDDKEEEKDVDDFLEDETETDVHDVAGFSVENAYIDEKEDACDALGEIAFNTGAAFQPFLESSFQQVYEMRDYPHEDVRRAAFGAIGQFCRAQHKVWKENPTEANHQALFKLLDMVLPCFVETVRTEHERQVVMGVLETMNNVIKSCKEEAFKNPSHLKEISHVIRDVLKKKTVCQDGGGDEADDEDQQAEYDAMLQEFAGEGIPLLASSVPADSFAPFLNDLLPLIMSKAKSSCTVADRSFSVGTIGEILQALVSVSGGRGVAGRLSNRLLPVLVAGVKDSDPEVRNNSVFGLGCLAQAAGPIVVSDYPMMLSVFSNLLAKESDLRVIDNLCAALCRMILSNMGAVPLEQVVPALVARLPLKEDLEENKTVFSCLAMLYTHSPDLIVKLMKPVVAASSHVLGNKDVDKETQDTVTKLIKDFAQHHSADFQSAVISLAGEQQAKLSTAISAS, encoded by the exons ATGACAGAAGAACTTGAGCAAATTCTCCTACAGCTGACACAGCCTGACAATGCAGTCATTCAGCAG gCCACAGCCCAGCTGAAACAGGCTTTCAAGGATCCAGCCATTATACCAGCCCTGTGTGCTGTCATGAGTAGCTCCCAAAACCCTCAG ATTCGTCAGTCAGCTGCAGTGATGCTGAGGATGAGAGTGAAGAAACACTGGAAGAAGATTAGCCCTAATGACAGAGAGAG CCTCAAGGGGGTGGTGTTGCAGGCCTTCATGCAGGAATCAGA GCACACAGTGCAGCACTCACTTTCCCAGCTGTGCGCAGTGATGGTTAAACATGAGACACCGGACCGCTGGCCTGCCcttctgcagctcctcagtCAATCCACCAAGAGCAGCAACCCTCATGACAGACAG GTTGGCCTCTTGCTGCTGAATAAGGTGATGGATTCCAACCCTGAACTTTTCAAGCCTCACTACTGCCAGTTGCTGCAGCTTTTTAGTGCTGTACTGCAGGACCACAACAACCCAACAGCCCTGTACTACTGCATCCTCACCCTCACAGCCATAACTGCATACACTGGCTCAGAAGAGATG AACCAGATGCGTTCTATCATCCCAAGTTTGATTGTCGCTCTGAAACACCTCATCAAGGCAGATCAG GACCAAGCCAGTGAGGCCATGGAGGTGTTTAATGAGCTCATGGAGAGTGAGGTGTCTATCATCCTCCCTCATGTTGCTGACATTGTCCGCTTCTGCTTGGAG gTGGGCAGTGACACCACACTGAATGACTCTCTGCGTGTGAAAGCTCTCTCTTGCATCGCCTTCCTCATCAAGTTGAAGAGCAAG ACTGTGCTGAAGCAGAAGCTGCTGAACCCCATCCTGCAGGCCATATTCCCTATACTCACTGCAGCTCCCCCACCTGGTGAGCAGGACCCAGAAGATGACGAGGATGATAGTGGAGATGGCACAGACAACGACAATCCCAAACATTGTGCTGCACAG ATTATTGACACTATGGCACTCCATATGCCTCCAGAGAAACTGTTCCAACAACTG ATGCCCCTCATTCAGGCCTGCCTTGCCAGTGACAACCCCTATCAGAGGAAGGGGGGTCTGTTGTGTCTTGCTGTGCTGGCTGAAGGATGTGCTGACCACATACGCACCAA GATGCTGTCATCAGTGCTGCAGACAGTGTGTCAGAGTCTTTCTGACAGTAATCAAGTAGTGCGCTGTGCTGGCCTTTTTGCCCTGGGACAGTTCTCCGAACATTTACAG CCTGAAGTGAGTAAGTACTGTGCAGAGTTGATGCCTCTGTTGTTGGGATACCTTTCTTCCTTGAACCAGGCCAAGGTCGGCCACGTTACCAAGGCCTTTTATGCCCTAGAGAACTTCATGGAGAACCTAg gATCAGATATTGAACCCTACTTGCCTACCCTCATGGACACTATGTTGTCTGCCCTCAACAACACCGAAAACCTCAAGATAAAAGAGCTCGCTGTGTCTGCCATAGGTGCCATAG CCAATGCTGCCAAAGAGATGCTGGTTCCCTACTTCCCTCCAGTTATTGAAAGCCTTAAGGGCTTCCTGACCACTACCACAGAGGAAATGAGGCCTCTACAAACTCAGTCCTTGG ATACCCTTTCTGTGTTGGCTCGTACCATTGGTAAAGATGTCTTCAGTCCTCTCGCTGCAGAGTGTGTTCAGCTGGGTCTCAACCTTACTGACACCATCGATGACCCTGACCTGAGACGTTGCAC GTACAGTCTATATTCTGCTGTCTCCACAGTCAGCCCTGACTGCCTAACTCCTCACCTCACTGCCATTACAACAGTCATGCTGCTCGCCCTCAAATCTAATGAAGGCATCACG GCACACCTTGAGGAGGACAAGACATTTGTCCTGCTAGATGACGACGATGAGGAcgacaaagaggaagaaaaagatgttGATGATTTTCTGGAAGATGAGACTGAGACGGATGTTCACGATGTTGCAGG GTTCAGCGTTGAGAATGCCTACATTGATGAGAAGGAGGATGCTTGTGATGCACTGGGAGAGATAGCCTTCAACACAGG CGCTGCCTTTCAACCATTCCTGGAGTCCAGCTTCCAACAAGTTTACGAGATGAGAGAT TATCCCCACGAGGATGTCCGCAGGGCAGCATTTGGAGCCATTGGCCAGTTTTGTCGAGCTCAGCACAAAGTGTGGAAGGAGAATCCCACAGAGGCCAACCACCAGG CCCTGTTTAAGTTGCTGGACATGGTGCTTCCTTGCTTCGTGGAAACAGTTCGGACAGAGCACGAGCGCCAGGTAGTGATGGGCGTCCTGGAAACCATGAACAATGTCATCAAGTCCTGCAAGGAAGAGGCTTTCAAAAATCCTTCACACCTTAAGGAAATCAGCCACGTCATCCGCGACGTGCTCAAGAagaag actGTTTGTcaggatggtggtggtgatgaggcTGATGATGAAGACCAACAG GCGGAGTATGATGCCATGCTCCAGGAATTTGCTGGGGAGGGAATTCCCCTGTTGGCCTCTTCTGTTCCTGCAGACAGCTTCGCCCCCTTCCTCAATGACCTACTGCCTCTTATCATGAGCAAAGCT AAATCCTCATGCACAGTGGCAGACCGCTCTTTCTCTGTGGGTACCATTGGAGAAATCCTGCAGGCTCTTGTGAGTGTATCTGGGGGCAGAGGAGTGGCAGGCAGACTGTCCAATCGTTTGCTCCCTGTGCTGGTGGCAGGAGTAAAAGACAGTGATCCTGAGGTTCGCAACAACAGCGTGTTTGGACTGGGATGTCTGGCCCAGGCAGCTGGACCCATCGTTGTATC TGACTACCCCATgatgctctctgtgttttctaacCTGCTGGCTAAAGAGTCAGACCTCAGGGTGATTGACAACCTGTGTGCTGCCCTCTGCAGGATGATCTTGAGTAATATGGGTGCTGTCCCTCTGGAGCAG GTTGTGCCTGCTCTGGTGGCTCGTCTTCCGCTTAAAGAGGACTTGGAGGAGAACAAGACTGTGTTCAGCTGCCTGGCTATGCtctacacacacagtcctgatcTG attGTGAAGCTAATGAAGCCCGTAGTCGCTGCTTCCAGTCATGTCCTGGGCAACAAGGATGTTGATAAAG AAACGCAGGACACTGTGACCAAGCTGATCAAAGACTTTGCCCAGCACCACTCGGCAGACTTCCAGTCAGCTGTGATCTCACTTGCCGGAGAGCAACAGGCCAAGCTCAGTACTGCCATCTCTGCCTCATAG
- the nanog gene encoding homeobox protein NANOG isoform X1 yields the protein MTDWKAQISYNYNPSYHAYAYGLVYQPGPEQNHGNLSCWGEAGVTDLSSYNTGVTQAYYATTARTLEESPPGSPEQHVVNGHHHYQGSGVVYIGDTQAGRLLLARQHRAAYDARENEARRAGSDSTSDSEAHTSPVSWTSSSSSGREGSLPQTDPATWTKKDLDNETRSRSPDPDKDVSSPLVEEPQTFVAGNESTNNITSLHVPLTTPNKPSTTAVSNTKGKVRAAFSESQMNALVQRFSVQRYLTPAEMKNLAELTGLTYKQVKTWFQNRRMKLRRHQKDTSWVSERYTINKDSPVHGTIYPNIPSHIPSYKGEAQPQLKEHYNQHMMEAAFKKTAPQNLAFYLATMGSTAGSAGYPSWSSTSSQTAVPTRPQATGWSMPAGVSHYEYNPNAFNPSTANNAGHDMSFENKDEEPVNSRSSLNTAIAHNGGQ from the exons ATGACAGACTGGAAGGCACAGATAAGTTACAACTACAACCCCTCTTATCACGCATATGCCTACGGCCTCGTGTACCAGCCTGGGCCCGAGCAAAACCACGGGAACTTGAGCTGTTGGGGCGAGGCCGGAGTCACGGACCTGAGCAGCTACAACACCGGGGTAACGCAGGCCTACTACGCCACCACTGCCAGAACCCTGGAAGAGTCTCCACCTGGCAGCCCGGAGCAGCATGTCGTGAACGGTCATCACCACTACCAGGGTTCCGGCGTTGTCTACATTGGTGACACCCAGGCAGGTCGTTTGCTCCTGGCCAGACAACACCGGGCTGCTTACGATGCACGGGAAAATGAGGCCCGACGGGCCGGGAGCGATTCAACCAGTGATTCCGAGGCGCATACCTCACCAG TCTCATGGACCTCTAGCAGTAGCAGCGGCAGAGAGGGAAGTTTGCCCCAGACGGACCCTGCTACGTGGACAAAGAAAGATCTCGACAATGAGACGAGGAGCAGGAGCCCTGATCCCGACAAGGATGTTTCCAGTCCTCTTGTGGAAGAGCCACAGACCTTTGTCGCAGGGAATGAGAGCACCAACAACATCACCTCTCTACATGTACCTTTAACCACCCCTAATAAGCCAAGCACTACTGCTGTAAGTAACACTAAAGGAAAGGTCCGGGCAGCTTTCTCAGAGAGCCAGATGAATGCTCTTGTCCAGCGTTTCAGTGTTCAGAGGTACCTCACCCCAGCCGAAATGAAGAACCTTGCTGAACTGACAGGACTGACCTACAAACAG GTGAAGACTTGGTTTCAGAACCGAAGGATGAAGCTAAGGAGGCACCAGAAGGATACCAGCTGGGTGTCTGAGCGCTATACTATCAACAAGGACAGCCCAGTTCATGGAACCATATACCCCAACATTCCCTCACACATCCCATCT TATAAGGGAGAGGCCCAGCCACAGCTCAAGGAGCATTACAACCAGCACATGATGGAGGCAGCTTTTAAGAAGACTGCACCACAGAACCTGGCCTTCTACCTAGCCACCATGGGCAGCACTGCTGGATCTGCCGGTTACCCCTCCTGGTCCTCCACCTCATCCCAGACTGCAGTGCCCACCAGGCCTCAGGCAACCGGCTGGTCCATGCCCGCAGGCGTCAGCCATTATGAATACAACCCCAATGCGTTCAACCCATCCACTGCAAATAACGCCGGTCACGACATGAGCTTTGAAAACAAAGACGAGGAGCCCGTCAACAGCCGAAGCTCCTTAAACACGGCCATTGCACATAACGGCGGCCAGTAG